The following proteins are co-located in the Eptesicus fuscus isolate TK198812 chromosome 9, DD_ASM_mEF_20220401, whole genome shotgun sequence genome:
- the PPIH gene encoding peptidyl-prolyl cis-trans isomerase H isoform X2, which yields MAVANSSPVNPVVFFDVSIGGQEVGRMKIELFADVVPKTAENFRQFCTGEFRVIKDFMIQGGDFVNGDGTGVASIYRGPFADENFKLRHSAPGLLSMANSGPSTNGCQFFITCSKCDWLDGKHVVFGKIIDGLLVMRKIENVPTGPNNKPKLPVVISQCGEM from the exons ATGGCGGTGGCAAATTCAAGCCCTGTCAACCCCGTGGTGTTCTTCGATGTCAGCATTGGCGGCCAG GAAGTTGGCCGAATGAAGATCGAACTCTTTGCAGACGTTGTGCCTAAGACAGCGGAGAACTTTAG GCAGTTCTGCACTGGGGAATTCAG AGTCATAAAGGATTTCATGATTCAGGGTGGAGATTTTGTTAAT GGAGATGGTACTGGAGTTGCCAGTATTTACCGGGGGCCATTTGCAGATGAAAATTTTAAACTTAGACACTCAGCTCCAGGCCTGCTTTCCATG GCAAACAGCGGTCCCAGTACAAACGGCTGCCAGTTCTTCATCACCTGCTCTAAGTGTGATTGGCTGGATGGGAAGCACGTAGTGTTTG GAAAAATCATTGATGGACTTCTAGTGATGAGAAAGATTGAG AATGTTCCCACAGGCCCCAACAATAAGCCCAAGTTGCCTGTGGTGATCTCACAGTGTGGGGAGATGTAA
- the PPIH gene encoding peptidyl-prolyl cis-trans isomerase H isoform X1, translated as MAVANSSPVNPVVFFDVSIGGQEVGRMKIELFADVVPKTAENFRQFCTGEFRKDGVPIGYKGSTFHRVIKDFMIQGGDFVNGDGTGVASIYRGPFADENFKLRHSAPGLLSMANSGPSTNGCQFFITCSKCDWLDGKHVVFGKIIDGLLVMRKIENVPTGPNNKPKLPVVISQCGEM; from the exons ATGGCGGTGGCAAATTCAAGCCCTGTCAACCCCGTGGTGTTCTTCGATGTCAGCATTGGCGGCCAG GAAGTTGGCCGAATGAAGATCGAACTCTTTGCAGACGTTGTGCCTAAGACAGCGGAGAACTTTAG GCAGTTCTGCACTGGGGAATTCAG AAAAGATGGGGTTCCTATAGGATACAAAGGAAGCACTTTCCACAG AGTCATAAAGGATTTCATGATTCAGGGTGGAGATTTTGTTAAT GGAGATGGTACTGGAGTTGCCAGTATTTACCGGGGGCCATTTGCAGATGAAAATTTTAAACTTAGACACTCAGCTCCAGGCCTGCTTTCCATG GCAAACAGCGGTCCCAGTACAAACGGCTGCCAGTTCTTCATCACCTGCTCTAAGTGTGATTGGCTGGATGGGAAGCACGTAGTGTTTG GAAAAATCATTGATGGACTTCTAGTGATGAGAAAGATTGAG AATGTTCCCACAGGCCCCAACAATAAGCCCAAGTTGCCTGTGGTGATCTCACAGTGTGGGGAGATGTAA
- the PPIH gene encoding peptidyl-prolyl cis-trans isomerase H isoform X3 translates to MAVANSSPVNPVVFFDVSIGGQEVGRMKIELFADVVPKTAENFRQFCTGEFRKDGVPIGYKGSTFHRVIKDFMIQGGDFVNANSGPSTNGCQFFITCSKCDWLDGKHVVFGKIIDGLLVMRKIENVPTGPNNKPKLPVVISQCGEM, encoded by the exons ATGGCGGTGGCAAATTCAAGCCCTGTCAACCCCGTGGTGTTCTTCGATGTCAGCATTGGCGGCCAG GAAGTTGGCCGAATGAAGATCGAACTCTTTGCAGACGTTGTGCCTAAGACAGCGGAGAACTTTAG GCAGTTCTGCACTGGGGAATTCAG AAAAGATGGGGTTCCTATAGGATACAAAGGAAGCACTTTCCACAG AGTCATAAAGGATTTCATGATTCAGGGTGGAGATTTTGTTAAT GCAAACAGCGGTCCCAGTACAAACGGCTGCCAGTTCTTCATCACCTGCTCTAAGTGTGATTGGCTGGATGGGAAGCACGTAGTGTTTG GAAAAATCATTGATGGACTTCTAGTGATGAGAAAGATTGAG AATGTTCCCACAGGCCCCAACAATAAGCCCAAGTTGCCTGTGGTGATCTCACAGTGTGGGGAGATGTAA